From Brassica oleracea var. oleracea cultivar TO1000 chromosome C3, BOL, whole genome shotgun sequence, a single genomic window includes:
- the LOC106335019 gene encoding probable prefoldin subunit 1, with the protein MADEATRTAFLEIQASMIDLTGKLKQVQTQMRNKEGDRKRAYLTLEELRPLPEDTNTYKSIGRTFLLEPKSVLEAEQEQKFKDSEATIASLQTSKENLEKKIAEVENSLKELLQQEPGIARQIMSMSM; encoded by the exons ATGGCGGACGAAGCAACCCGAACT GCTTTTCTAGAGATTCAAGCAAGCATGATCGATCTCACCGGGAAGCTGAAGCAG GTGCAGACTCAGATGCGAAACAAAGAGGGAGACAGAAAACGTGCTTACTTAACCTTGGAGGAGCTACGACCATTGCCTGAAGATACAAACACTTACAAGTCTATAG GAAGAAC GTTTCTTCTAGAGCCCAAGAGTGTACTAGAGGCTGAACAAGAGCAGAAGTTCAAGGATAGCGAAGCTACAATTGCTTCTCTTCAG ACATCCAAGGAGAACTTGGAGAAGAAGATTGCAGAAGTGGAGAACAGCTTGAAGGAGCTGTTGCAGCAAGAACCTGGCATTGCTCGACAGATTATGTCCATGTCTATGTAA